The proteins below are encoded in one region of Helianthus annuus cultivar XRQ/B chromosome 2, HanXRQr2.0-SUNRISE, whole genome shotgun sequence:
- the LOC110918066 gene encoding protein WHAT'S THIS FACTOR 1 homolog, chloroplastic: MAFWRLVSTKNNPNPNSTLCFIRTFSTSFLITKTPKSQTKKRKKKESARTKQVQHESERIQHFENILHCDNRFRFFLKTKDFLSKQPQQVLRLDDAGKLYRELGFPRGRKVLKYIQRHPLVFQTYRHSNDKIWFGFTDFMERFLEEEERIMDEMEKERIDVVRKLLMMSANKRIPLSKIYHCRSLFGIPEDFRDRVRNYPEFFNTVVEEDGKRILELVKWDQKLAVSALEREFMVDEDRAKKAFQFKVKHGKFLDLGEQDERKLNLLNTLPLVSPYSDGSRLDLWTLEAEKYRVGVIHEFLSLTLEKRASIHHIVEFKEELSLTKHTYAMLLKQQRSFYLAGTEMNWVVFLKDAYGEDGVLIHKDPLVVFNEKLCEFADKQKLEIE; encoded by the exons ATGGCGTTTTGGCGTCTGGTCTCCACCAAAAACAACCCTAACCCTAACTCCACCCTATGTTTCATCCGTACATTCTCCACATCATTCCTCATCACCAAAACCCCCAAATCACAAACAAAAAAGCGAAAAAAGAAAGAATCCGCACGAACAAAGCAAGTGCAACACGAATCAGAACGAATCCAACACTTCGAGAACATCCTCCACTGCGACAACCGCTTCCGATTCTTTCTCAAAACCAAGGACTTCCTCTCCAAACAACCGCAACAGGTCCTCCGTCTTGATGACGCCGGAAAACTGTACCGTGAGCTCGGGTTTCCTCGCGGACGCAAAGTTTTGAAATACATACAGCGGCACCCGCTCGTGTTTCAGACTTACCGCCACTCGAACGATAAGATATGGTTCGGGTTTACCGATTTTATGGAGAGGTTTTTGGAAGAGGAGGAGAGGATTATGGATGAGATGGAGAAAGAGAGGATAGATGTTGTTAGGAAGTTGTTGATGATGTCTGCGAATAAACGGATTCCGTTGAGTAAGATTTATCATTGCAG GTCATTGTTTGGGATTCCTGAAGATTTTAGGGACCGTGTGAGGAATTATCCGGAGTTTTTCAACACGGTTGTGGAGGAGGATGGGAAGAGAATTCTCGAACTCGTGAAATGGGATCAGAAGCTTGCGGTGAGTGCGTTGGAGCGGGAGTTTATGGTTGACGAGGATCGAGCGAAGAAAGCGTTCCAGTTTAAGGTAAAACACGGAAAGTTTTTGGATTTGGGTGAACAAGACGAGAGGAAGTTGAATTTGTTGAACACGCTTCCGCTTGTTTCGCCTTATTCGGATGGATCGCGTTTGGATCTTTGGACGTTGGAGGCCGAGAAGTATAGGGTGGGTGTGATTCATGAGTTCTTGAGCTTGACGTTGGAGAAACGAGCTTCGATTCACCATATAGTGGAGTTCAAAGAGGAGTTGAGTCTCACGAAACATACTTATGCGATGTTGTTGAAGCAGCAGAGGAGTTTTTATTTGGCGGGGACGGAGATGAACTGGGTTGTGTTTTTGAAGGATGCTTATGGGGAAGATGGGGTCTTGATTCATAAAGATCCCCTGGTTGTTTTTAACGAGAAGTTGTGTGAATTTGCAGACAAGCAAAAACTGGAAATCGAATAA
- the LOC110893071 gene encoding uncharacterized protein LOC110893071 translates to MFAQTLTGAARVWFDALNEGEINDFEEFRRLFLQNFSQQRHYSKEITEVHNIRRKDGESLDSFIDRFNRESMQISGVVDQLRISGFCHGVRNNQLVEKLHENLPKTMEVLMERARAFAQGKNACNPAPESDHKMSSWKKNGGSVFDKTPPGSRGRSHPYSRNDRPPRGKSSGSRFYNLSDLSKTPSEILSAEGANFPAPPKLRNPGDKNSKKYCDYHHARGHNTDDCWSLKQEIEKAVRSGKLSHLVKEVKEGKSSGNSGDNPNNQPAICMIRRVNNQGIKRSNQHLAVWMQQPIGFPPVSLEDIKDGPVIVSAIIAGHKV, encoded by the coding sequence ATGTTCGCACAAACTCTAACTGGAGCCGCACGAGTATGGTTTGATGCGTTGAACGAAGGTGAGATCAACGACTTTGAGGAGTTCCGGAGGCTATTCCTCCAAAATTTCAGCCAGCAAAGGCACTACTCTAAAGAAATTACCGAAGTCCACAACATTCGAAGAAAGGACGGAGAATCTTTAGACAGTTTCATTGACCGGTTTAACCGGGAAAGCATGCAGATCAGTGGGGTAGTTGACCAACTACGTATCTCCGGATTCTGTCACGGCGTTCGGAATAATCAACTAGTCGAAAAATTGCACGAAAATCTCCCAAAGACGATGGAGGTACTTATGGAACGGGCCAGAGCTTTCGCTCAAGGCAAGAACGCATGTAATCCTGCTCCAGAGTCAGATCACAAGATGTCTTCATGGAAGAAAAATGGTGGGTCGGTGTTTGATAAGACCCCACCGGGAAGCAGGGGACGATCACACCCTTACAGTAGAAATGACAGACCTCCACGCGGGAAAAGCTCCGGGTCAAGATTTTACAATTTATCGGATCTCTCCAAAACTCCCAGTGAAATTCTCAGTGCGGAAGGGGCAAATTTCCCCGCTCCACCAAAACTTCGAAACCCAGGAGACAAAAATTCCAAGAAATATTGTGACTACCATCATGCTCGGGGTCACAATACAGATGACTGTTGGTCTTTGAAGCAAGAAATAGAAAAGGCAGTACGGTCCGGAAAGCTATCGCATCTAGTTAAAGAAGTAAAGGAAGGAAAATCTTCAGGGAATTCGGGAGATAATCCGAACAATCAACCAGCAATTTGCATGATCCGTAGGGTAAACAACCAAGGCATCAAGCGGTCCAATCAGCACTTGGCCGTCTGGATGCAGCAACCCATTGGTTTCCCGCCCGTCAGTCTGGAAGATATCAAGGACGGACCGGTCATAGTGTCCGCTATCATTGCAGGACACAAGGTTTGA
- the LOC110918054 gene encoding laccase-14 — MKTDMNTHVLVLGLLVLLLGLLQSEAAVVRYKFVVQESNYTRLCSSKNILTVNGQYPGPTISAHRGDTLIVDVINQATQNITIHWHGVKLPRYPWSDGPEFITQCPIQPGTRFSQKVILSDEEGTLWWHAHSDWSRATVHGLLVVSPKIGTTFPFPKPHAEVPVILGDWWKNDIQAVMEDFMRRGGDPVPSDALTINGQPGDCYNCSRPYTTKVYVDKGKTYMLRMVNAAMNNIMFFAIADHELVVVGTDGAYTKPLKTNYLAISPGQTIDVLLVANQPRNRYYMAAKFYSSNPRSLFDNSTTTAIIEYNGKYTPSPNSPVLPPLPAFNDRNASANFTSSLRSLASNDHPIDVPMTITRKLLYTLSINSIPCASNTTCAGPRGTSRFAASINNITFDAPRTSILGAYYRGVNGVYGDDFPDNPPFVFDYTAANLSTSLQTPKNGTEVKILKYNDTVELVFQGTNVVSGIDHPMHLHGYSFYVVGSGFGNFDRQRDPLNYNLVDPPLQQTIAVPQNGWTAIRFRANNPGVWFMHCHFERHVSWGMEMVFIVRNGKGANEKILPPPKDMPKC; from the exons ATGAAGACTGACATGAACACACATGTTCTTGTTTTAGGGCTCTTGGTGCTTCTTCTAGGTTTGCTGCAATCAGAAGCAGCTGTGGTTAGATATAAGTTCGTG GTTCAAGAAAGTAACTACACAAGGCTATGCAGCAGCAAGAACATCTTGACAGTTAATGGACAATACCCTGGTCCAACTATTTCTGCTCACAGAGGAGACACCCTTATTGTTGATGTTATCAACCAAGCAACCCAAAATATCACAATTCATTG gCATGGAGTGAAACTACCAAGATATCCATGGTCCGACGGGCCTGAGTTTATCACTCAGTGCCCGATTCAACCTGGAACTCGTTTTAGCCAGAAGGTTATCCTCTCCGATGAGGAAGGCACATTATGGTGGCATGCACACAGCGACTGGTCTCGAGCCACTGTGCATGGTTTACTAGTCGTCTCACCCAAGATTGGAACTACTTTCCCATTTCCTAAGCCCCATGCGGAGGTTCCAGTCATCTTAG GTGACTGGTGGAAAAATGATATACAGGCAGTGATGGAAGACTTCATGCGTAGAGGAGGTGATCCGGTTCCCTCTGATGCTCTAACAATCAATGGTCAACCAGGCGATTGCTACAACTGCTCTCGTCCATACACAACCAAAGTATATGTAGATAAGGGAAAGACTTACATGCTCCGAATGGTGAATGCGGCCATGAACAACATCATGTTCTTTGCAATTGCGGACCATGAGCTTGTCGTCGTAGGAACTGATGGTGCCTACACAAAGCCACTGAAAACCAACTATCTGGCAATATCTCCCGGGCAAACCATAGACGTCTTGTTAGTGGCGAACCAACCTCGCAATCGCTACTATATGGCAGCAAAGTTCTATAGCAGCAATCCTCGCAGCCTATTCGATAACTCCACCACCACGGCCATCATCGAATACAATGGAAAATACACCCCATCTCCTAACTCACCTGTTCTCCCTCCTCTTCCTGCTTTCAATGACCGAAACGCATCTGCTAACTTCACAAGCAGCTTACGAAGTTTGGCAAGCAATGATCATCCTATTGACGTGCCGATGACCATTACAAGGAAGTTGTTATACACCCTCTCTATTAACTCGATACCTTGCGCTAGTAACACTACATGTGCGGGACCAAGAGGTACCAGCAGGTTCGCTGCAAGCATAAACAATATCACCTTTGATGCTCCCAGGACTTCCATTCTTGGAGCTTACTACCGCGGAGTGAACGGTGTTTATGGTGACGACTTTCCTGACAATCCCCCATTCGTCTTCGACTACACAGCAGCGAATTTGAGTACTTCGCTACAGACTCCGAAGAATGGGACAGAGGTTAAAATCCTAAAGTATAATGACACGGTGGAGCTTGTTTTCCAAGGAACAAACGTGGTCTCAGGGATAGATCACCCCATGCATTTGCATGGATACAGTTTCTATGTTGTTGGGTCTGGATTTGGAAACTTCGATCGACAACGAGATCCTTTGAACTATAATCTTGTTGACCCTCCGCTTCAACAGACCATTGCTGTTCCTCAAAACGGCTGGACAGCCATCAGATTCAGAGCAAATAATCCTG GAGTATGGTTCATGCATTGTCATTTCGAGCGTCACGTAAGTTGGGGGATGGAGATGGTATTCATTGTAAGAAACGGGAAAGGTGCTAACGAGAAAATCTTGCCTCCACCAAAAGATATGCCAAAGTGTTAG